One segment of Babesia bigemina genome assembly Bbig001, chromosome : II DNA contains the following:
- a CDS encoding translation elongation factor G (EF-G), putative has protein sequence MLICALLLATASYAICLHHSDHQAGFQPLNGTHRIIANIRSAAGARKAFLSPLDRSSRLNAVSNSGLGQARLTEPHGGRQRFQYIQAAPADCSDMEVPLHRYRNIGIIAHIDAGKTTTTERVLYLTGVSYKIGEVHDGIGEAIMDYMPQERERGITITAAATTCFWKGGYRKFPQHRINIIDTPGHVDFTVEVERSLRVLDGAAAVFDGVAGVEPQSETVWRQANNYQIPRIAYVNKMDRPGASFEKCVKEMEEKLGATPVPVFIPVGAAATFQGVVDVIRRKFYKFDKDKDSFDYTQAPVPDDMQEELQHYRTHMLDYAAQASEELLDKYITNGDLSEEQIRSGLRIMTLANRIAPVCAGSSLKNKNIQGFLDMIVDYLPSPCEANKMCIHANKDESVASLESNSQTNAKETKEIQVTFDTNDFNLPFAALAFKISHDTQIGTQAYIRVYRGQVNVGDVVYNPRTKKGNKVQKLLFIHSNERKHLKTAHAGDIVSLVSDFAATLISQQVGVKDVITGDTLCNERDELLLESIDFPEPVISLKVEPEDPNELERMCDVFRKFMKEDPSFRMHMKPETQETIISGMGELHLDIIVDRMRREYNLAVRTGSPQVEFKETFVKAVHAEGRYVRQSGGRGQYGHVKLYIEPLEQGEGVQFRNNITCGAIPQEFIPAVESGARQQFQEGLLAHYPVTDVRVTLLDGTFHIVDSSEFAFHTATTMAVRDAGRDAGVKLLEPIMKVNVVCPLANFGTVRGDLLRRRGQVHTIKDGFGGVKEISGTVPLQEMSGYMTELRSMSQGRGFYTMQMSHYHPVPPVVQEKIVDSSLKRTT, from the exons ATGCTGATTTGCGCGCTCCTACTGGCAACTGCGTCGTATGCTATATGCCTCCACCATTCCGACCACCAGGCGGGATTCCAGCCACTAAATGGCACACATCGCATTATCGCAAACATTAGAAGCGCCGCGGGCGCACGAAAAGCCTTCTTGAGCCCCCTGGATAGATCATCCAGGCTAAATGCAGTGTCTAACTCAGGGCTGGGCCAAGCGCGTCTCACTGAGCCGCATGGCGGCCGACAGCGCTTCCAATATATACAGGCTGCGCCTGCTGACTGTAGCGATATGGAAGTTCCTCTGCATCGATACAGGAATATCG GTATTATAGCGCATATTGACGCGGGGAAGACCACTACTACGGAACGCGTATTGTATCTCACCGGCGTCAGCTACAAGATCGGCGAAGTGCATGATGGTATAG GCGAGGCGATCATGGACTATATGCCACAGGAGCGCGAGCGTGGCATCACAATCACGGCCGCTGCCACGACGTGCTTCTGGAAGGGCGGATATCGCAAGTTCCCACAGCATCGCATCAACATCATCGATACGCCCGGCCACGTGGATTTCACTGTTGAG GTGGAGCGTTCATTGAGGGTGTTGgatggcgctgcagctgttTTCGATGGTGTTGCTGGCGTCGAGCCGCAGTCTGAAACTGTCTGGCGGCAAGCGAATAATTACCAAATCCCACGTATCGCATATGTTAATAAAATGGACCGACCAGGTGCCAGCTTCGAGAAGTGCGTCAAAGAAATGGAGGAAAAACTTGGAGCTACACCGGTACCTGTGTTTATTCCCGTGGGTGCAGCAGCCACCTTTCAGGGCGTGGTTGACGTGATCAG GCGCAAATTCTACAAGTTCGATAAGGATAAAGACAGTTTCGATTACACCCAAGCGCCGGTACCGGATGACATGCAGGAGGAACTCCAGCACTACAGGACGCACATGTTAGATTACGCTGCACAGGCCAGTGAGGAGCTCCTGGATAAATATATCACCAATG GTGATTTATCGGAGGAGCAGATCCGCAGCGGCCTCCGCATCATGACCCTGGCCAACCGTATCGCACCCGTCTGTGCTGGGAGCTCCCTGAAGAACAAGAACATACAGG GATTCCTAGACATGATCGTCGACTACCTCCCGTCGCCATGTGAAGCTAACAAAATGTGCATCCACGCAAATAAGGACGAGAGCGTGGCAAGCCTCGAATCCAATTCGCAGACTAACGCAAAGGAGACCAAGGAGATACAAGTGACCTTCGACACCAACGATTTCAACCTGCCGTTCGCCGCCTTGGCCTTCAAGATATCGCACGATACACAAATCGGTACCCAAGCGTACATCCGAGTGTACCGGGGCCAAGTGAACGTTGGAGATGTTGTCTACAACCCACGTACGAAGAAGGGTAACAAGGTGCAGAAGTTGCTGTTTATACACTCAAACGAACGCAAGCACCTGAAGACGGCACATGCTGGGGATATAGTCTCTCTGGTGAGCGACTTCGCCGCAACACTAATATCACAACAGGTCGGCGTGAAGGACGTGATAACTGGTGACACTCTGTGCAACGAGCGGGATGAGCTGCTGTTGGAATCCATTGACTTCCCGGAGCCGGTGATAAGTCTTAAGGTGGAACCCGAGGATCCCAACGAGCTGGAACGGATGTGCGATGTCTTCCGCAAGTTCATGAAGGAAGACCCGTCGTTCCGTATGCACATGAAACCTGAAACACAGGAAACAATCATCAGTGGCATGGGTGAACTGCACTTGGACATTATCGTGGATCGGATGCGGCGTGAGTACAACCTGGCAGTGAGGACAGGCTCTCCTCAAGTGGAATTCAAAGAGACGTTCGTCAAAGCTGTACACGCAGAAGGACGTTATGTGAGGCAATCGGGTGGTCGTGGACAGTATGGCCACGTGAAGCTGTATATTGAACCGCTTGAACAGGGTGAAGGCGTGCAGTTCCGCAACAACATCACTTGCGGGGCTATTCCGCAGGAGTTCATTCCAGCTGTTGAATCCGGAGCTCGCCAACAGTTCCAGGAGGGTCTGCTGGCCCATTACCCCGTCACCGACGTGCGTGTTACGCTGCTCGACGGAACCTTCCACATCGTGGATAGCTCCGAATTCGCCTTCCACACCGCGACAACGATGGCCGTTCGTGACGCCGGTAGAGACGCGGGTGTCAAGCTGCTCGAGCCCATAATGAAGGTGAATGTAGTATGCCCGTTGGCAAACTTCGGCACTGTAAGAGGGGATCTGCTCCGTCGTCGTGGCCAGGTGCACACCATTAAGGACGGCTTCGGCGGGGTCAAGGAGATATCTGGAACCGTACCACTGCAGGAGATGAGCGGATACATGACGGAGCTGCGTTCTATGAGTCAGGGGCGCGGTTTTTACACCATGCAAATGTCCCACTACCACCCGGTACCTCCAGTAGTACAGGAGAAGATTGTGGACTCTAGTCTAAAGCGAACAACCTGA
- a CDS encoding developmentally regulated GTP-binding protein 1, putative → MSVFQKIAEVEAEMARTQKNKATNFHLGLLKAKLSKLRAQLIEGSGSKGGGAGEGFDVSKTGDARVGLVGFPSVGKSTLLNKLTGTYSEVAAYEFTTLTCVPGVFKYKGSKIQLLDLPGIIEGAKDGKGRGKQVIAVARTCGLILVVLDAAKSMNHKRLLEKEMEGFGIRLNKTPPNITFTRKDKGGITVTHTVPLNNVDEEMIKSICHEYRICNASFSIRCDATVDDIIDVIEGNRIYIPCLYVLNKIDQITIPELDILSQVPHYVPISAHHEWNLDLLLESIWKYLDLVRIYTKPRGKIPDYEAPVILKRHHSKVEDFCLKIHRSLLTQFKYALVWGTSVKHNPQKVGKEHVLADQDIVQIVKQ, encoded by the exons ATGTCGGTATTCCAGAAGATCGCGGAGGTCGAGGCCGAAATGGCCAGAACCCAGAAGAACAAGGCCACCAACTTTCACCTTGGTCTTTTGAAGGCAAAGCTCTCTAAGCTTCGTGCCCAGCTCATTGAAGGCAGCGGCAGCAAGGGTGGTGGCGCCGGAGAGGGTTTCGACGTTTCCAAGACAGGTGACgcccgcgttggcctggtggGATTCCCGTCTGTGGGCAAGTCGACCCTGCTAAACAAGCTGACCGGGACATACTCCGAGGTTGCGGCGTACGAATTCACGACGTTAACTTGCGTGCCCGGCGTATTCAAGTACAAGGGGTCTAAAATACAGTTGCTCGATCTGCCCGGTATTATCGAGGGTGCCAAGGATGGTAAGGGTCGTGGTAAGCAGGTTATCGCCGTCGCACGTACGTGCGGTCTGATCCTCGTCGTGCTGGACGCAGCTAAGTCTATGAACCACAAGCGACTGCTGGAAAAGGAGATGGAGGGGTTCGGGATCCGGCTGAACAAGACCCCGCCGAATATCACCTTCACGCGCAAGGACAAGGGCGGGATCACGGTGACGCACACCGTGCCGCTAAACAACGTTGACGAGGAAATGATCAAGTCGATTTGTCACGAATATCGCATCTGCAATGCGTCGTTTTCCATCCGCTGCGACGCCACGGTTGACGACATCATCGATGTCATCGAGGGGAATCGCATATACATTCCGTGCCTGTACGTGCTGAACAAAATCGACCAGATCACGATACCCGAACTGGATATACTATCGCAAGTGCCGCACTACGTGCCAATATCGGCACACCACGAG TGgaacctcgacctgctcttGGAGAGTATATGGAAGTACCTCGACCTCGTGCGTATTTACACGAAGCCGCGCGGCAAAATCCCCGACTACGAGGCCCCCGTCATCCTCAAGCGTCATCACAGCAAGGTCGAGGACTTCTGCCTCAAGATTCACAGGTCGCTGCTCACGCAGTTCAAGTACGCCCTGGTTTGGGGCACTTCGGTGAAGCACAACCCGCAGAAGGTCGGGAAGGAGCACGTGCTGGCCGACCAGGACATTGTACAGATTGTGAAGCAGTAG
- a CDS encoding SET domain containing protein, putative gives MVSSPRFPHSRCSVISGIFSDSKESTNDDYDFGRGSPSSGRSQSSVNCTPYLIPPSSCTVDRSGPQTRSETDSCEKLFFSPGEIGSFPVTDELPDKAMDDEGADMEFSTPTVMMKAERGEEGDQLYGNTDGVNEEKLDSATDNDVVTRTPVLTRQSSAKMRNAKAEDTSEVDQPMGISSFVKAALYGQRGEKFRLFWLPNYEVSSLMRVPSIAQLSDTRRDSAERLYMVYTAGGMDILQDVSDIAGVERRPFETPFVVLYSYSFKSMYFKVVGKMVESCSTVTFENDGDSTKIVNEEDDDDEVEVTSRSKSKGAAPTAGYAFYRSCLYGLDDRKKPMRIKVSVRSIKDSELDLRAASASNEEASHYRAALNSRVAENDSESKNSLQSALLESLSRNDMRSSKDLASSRSLDSIQFDGGVPSSAEGSNKQVVKGKRRGTWVYATTIDHDEGGDEMVHGLPAVLLAELRWLLRLEDTSTLSQCNVSMVNPRIEAMIKQNFELYDRDEQQLTSNVKRDLVEVTTKEPDSLAMYNIGDHVVSEGDILTVRFRTLYRGYSEEDTMKVYSKKAIELFFETLSSLNLDGVTDLTMDIAQFCPNVFWNLALTGDFEGSLKRMVPNMVGNTRKRRRNAAKADSPVITSNRILPVAKSNYSPVFDNNFVIMQNLLERDAQKKIAHLDKIREQQRDLNGMLLRNTVSKYLDADELISTVMDADGFMLKSMQGLTAAQRNVVYKTYLKRGLFAPVRLDYIPAKGRAVFAAYDITKGDFVVEYKGQIITEKVAKIRDQKYDKSRSYKGSFVFYFRIHTKRYCIDATEEDITFGPARLINHSRRNPNVVPKALEIDGCPRLFFVAKRDIKSGEELLIDYGERDPSVIKDNPWLMD, from the exons ATGGTATCTTCCCCCCGTTTTCCGCATAGCCGCTGCTCCGTCATATCTGGCATCTTCTCAGACTCCAAGGAGTCGACCAACGATGACTACGACTTCGGGCGTGGGTCGCCGTCGTCTGGTCGATCCCAGTCTTCTGTGAACTGCACGCCTTACCTCATCCCCCCTTCCTCGTGCACAGTGGACAGGAGTGGTCCACAGACTAGGAGCGAAACAGACAGCTGCGAGAAGCTCTTCTTTTCCCCCGGTGAGATCGGCTCCTTCCCCGTGACCGATGAGTTACCTGACAAAGCAATGGATGACGAGGGTGCTGACATGGAATTTTCCACGCCCACCGTGATGATGAAGGCGGAACGTGGCGAGGAAGGAGATCAGCTCTACGGCAATACTGATGGGGTTAATGAGGAAAAGCTGGATTCCGCGACGGATAACGACGTGGTTACCCGGACTCCCGTGCTCACCCGTCAGTCATCGGCAAAAATGCGCAACGCCAAGGCCGAGGACACGTCCGAGGTCGACCAACCAATGGGCATCTCATCCTTCGTCAAGGCGGCCCTTTACGGCCAGCGAGGGGAGAAATTCCGGCTCTTCTGGCTGCCGAACTACGAGGTGAGCAGCCTCATGCGTGTGCCGAGCATCGCACAACTCTCCGACACGCGGCGCGACTCTGCCGAGAGGTTGTACATGGTGTACACCGCCGGTGGCATGGACATTCTGCAGGACGTCAGTGATATCGCAGGGGTGGAGAGGCGTCCGTTCGAGACCCCATTTGTCGTCCTGTACTCCTACAGCTTCAAAAGCATGTACTTTAAGGTTGTGGGCAAAATGGTAGAGTCCTGCAGTACAGTGACATTCGAAAACGACGGTGACAGCACTAAGATCGTAAAtgaagaagatgatgacgatgaagTAGAGGTGACTTCGCGCAGTAAGTCAAAAGGCGCGGCCCCCACAGCGGGTTACGCGTTTTATCGCAGCTGCCTGTACGGCCTTGATGACCGCAAGAAACCAATGCGCATCAAGGTATCGGTACGCAGCATCAAGGATTCGGAGTTAGATTTGCGTGCCGCCTCCGCGAGCAATGAGGAAGCCTCTCATTATAGGGCGGCATTGAACTCCCGGGTCGCTGAAAATGACTCTGAATCGAAGAACAGTTTGCAAAGCGCACTCTTGGAGAGCTTGTCGCGGAACGATATGCGATCAAGCAAGGACCTCGCCTCCTCTCGCTCGCTTGACTCTATCCAATTCGATGGCGGGGTGCCGTCAAGCGCCGAAGGCAGCAACAAACAAGTTGTGAAGGGAAAGCGCCGCGGTACGTGGGTGTACGCGACTACGATCGACCACGATGAGGGAGGCGACGAAATGGTGCATGGGCTGCCAGCCGTCCTGCTCGCGGAGCTCAGGTGGCTGTTGCGATTGGAGGACACCTCAACGTTGTCCCAGTGCAACGTGTCCATGGTGAATCCGCGCATCGAGGCGATGATAAAGCAAAACTTCGAGCTTTACGACCGCGACGAGCAACAACTCACCTCGAACGTTAAGCGCGATCTCGTAGAGGTGACCACCAAGGAGCCAGACAGCCTCGCGATGTACAACATTGGAGATCACGTGGTTTCTGAGGGCGACATTCTAACTGTGAGGTTTCGCACCTTATATCGGGGGTACAGCGAAGAGGACACGATGAAGGTCTATTCGAAGAAGGCCATAGAGCTCTTTTTCGAGACATTGTCGTCGCTTAACCTGGACGGGGTGACAGACCTGACGATGGACATCGCGCAGTTCTGCCCCAATGTCTTCTGGAACCTCGCGTTGACTGGTGACTTTGAGGGCTCCCTGAAACGCATGGTTCCGAACATGGTTGGGAACACACGCAAACGCAGGCGTAATGCAGCGAAGGCCGATTCGCCGGTTATCACCTCAAACAGAATCCTTCCGGTCGCGAAGTCGAATTATTCCCCGGTGTTTGACAACAACTTCGTCATAATGCAGAATTTGTTAGAGAGGGACGCGCAGAAAAAGATTGCCCATCTCGACAAGATAcgcgagcagcagcgcgacCTCAACGGgatgctgctgcgcaacacAGTCAGCAAGTACCTCGACGCCGATGAGCTCATATCCACGGTCATGGACGCCGACGGGTTCATGCTGAAGAGCATGCAGGGGCTcaccgctgcgcagcgaaaCGTGGTGTACAAGACGTACCTCAAGCGCGGACTCTTCGCCCCCGTGCGCCTGGACTATATCCCAGCCAAGGGCCGCGCGGTGTTCGCGGCGTACGACATCACGAAAGGCGACTTCGTGGTGGAGTACAAGGGCCAGATCATAACGGAGAAGGTGGCGAAGATCAGGGACCAGAAATACGACAAGTCGCGATCATACAAGGG GTCGTTCGTGTTTTACTTCCGCATTCACACGAAGCGCTACTGCATCGACGCCACGGAAGAGGACATCACGTTCGGACCGGCGAGGCTGATCAACCACTCCCGCAGGAACCCGAACGTGGTGCCCAAGGCGCTGGAGATCGACGGATGCCCGCGCTTGTTCTTCGTGGCGAAACGCGACATCAAAAG CGGTGAGGAACTCCTGATCGACTACGGGGAACGGGACCCGTCCGTCATTAAGGACAACCCGTGGCTAATGGACTAA
- a CDS encoding karyopherin beta, putative has protein sequence MAMNLDEEVFRSLLEALTSTNSAARNDADAKIMALKMTDINTALKLTLNVLLTDPNEDHRLQAVVLLRLLLDLSKSGDAPRNMWKAVSPEAKALLKQSLLRCLEVETQNSIRSNACDTIADLCDACLAPDEWPELTRCTIQLIQEENPLYKKSGFKLLGECFTYFADELSPHLSNVVQLTKNSLMDANASVRTETICAISNVLEDDVLDIASQLGDATPYIIGHIKQLAVSTDNASRVELERSMAGLIMIVDNNAKILKPHLQLFFNSMMEIATTESAQPNLDQEIRCMAIEALVTLPEKKPQMALTIPNFGLRMVVCLMNAMLDIEDDSYAEWLETGDTDDDVQRLYDAGEEGLDRLGRAFEDLDDSPFMDWVLSNASQFIQQPSWQHVFVGIMAISQTVEYLTEDEVEEHMPSIIKIMIEKLKDQDYRVRFAACQTIGQIALDHQPYVQMTFFEEIIPALLSTFEDQSPRVQSHALSAFINYAEEVQKENLLPLADVIVKQLLVKITPAAHKSVREQAITSMAVVAGVLEEHFFKYYSTIMPLMKETIATCVGPDDRTCRGKAIECISIIGMSIGRDVFLQDGIECMNALIQIMQEPTTPDDPVKEYIDEALGRLCTALGPNFCPFLPTIVPLILRSLEGNIKSFNDEGDDMTLNMGAEGAAGLRTTLVEELERSLNLIANIVEELKEGYDDYVVPTAQALMPILGYVLTSELKQKALYAMAQIINAKKLALEKNGGSKDAFMEIVLNTLNNVISALEKARDNESQLSMPVEILTANADGLYKCLDSAGPGILNVNILNVVGQKLLELIEESSRFKKAYSKYKMNKDLDPDDIMSLEIDEENEQAYRSALLELFGVIMKHHPDEFMQTCHNACLQFVMAHLAKSQADDIAVGLYLCDNMIEHLKSRIVPVWPQFLGYIFKYVESKNANVRQSACYGVSLLARMPEFAGMENEAAAKIAASLRMTFSSTSSSKREQQAATDNAVAALGEIIKFHGANLNDAAAYLNMWLKHLPLKADEEEGKRVHQGLMDLIIANDPSILGPDNCNMGQLAKIFITIYETDSSTEQLNSQIIQLMKHLGDGFLQQLAPSLPKKLQMQLKTIRRAM, from the coding sequence ATGGCGATGAATTTGGACGAAGAAGTTTTCAGGTCCCTCCTGGAGGCGCTCACGTCCACCAACAGCGCCGCGAGGAACGATGCCGACGCCAAGATCATGGCGCTCAAGATGACGGACATCAACACCGCTCTCAAGCTCACGCTCAACGTGCTGCTCACCGACCCCAACGAGGACCACAGGCTGCAGGCGGTGGTCCTCCTCAGgctgctgctcgacctgtcgAAGTCCGGGGACGCACCCAGGAACATGTGGAAGGCTGTCTCGCCTGAAGCGAAGGCCTTGCTGAAGCAGTCGTTGCTGCGTTGCCTCGAGGTGGAGACCCAGAACTCCATCAGGAGCAACGCCTGTGACACCATCGCCGACCTGTGCGACGCGTGCCTGGCGCCTGACGAGTGGCCGGAGCTGACCAGGTGCACCATCCAGCTCATCCAGGAGGAGAACCCGTTGTACAAAAAGTCGGGGTTCAAGCTGCTGGGAGAGTGCTTCACCTACTTCGCGGACGAGCTCTCGCCGCACCTCAGCAACGTGGTACAGCTGACCAAGAACAGCCTCATGGACGCCAACGCCTCCGTCAGGACGGAGACCATCTGCGCCATTTCGAACGTCCTCGAGGACGACGTGCTggacatcgcatcgcagcTGGGCGACGCCAcgccttacatcatcggccACATCAAGCAGCTCGCCGTGTCAACGGACAACGCATCGAGGGTCGAGCTTGAGCGGTCGATGGCCGGCCTCATCATGATCGTCGACAACAACGCCAAGATCCTGAAGCCGCACCTGCAGCTGTTCTTCAACAGCATGATGGAAATCGCAACCACTGAAAGCGCCCAGCCCAACCTGGACCAGGAGATCAGGTGCATGGCCATCGAGGCCCTCGTGACGCTGCCCGAGAAGAAGCCGCAAATGGCGCTCACGATCCCCAATTTCGGATTGCGCATGGTTGTCTGCCTAATGAACGCCATGTTGGACATCGAGGACGACAGCTACGCGGAGTGGCTGGAGACCGGTGACACCGACGACGACGTGCAGCGTCTCTACGACGCcggcgaggaaggtttgGACAGGCTGGGACGTGCGTTCGAGGACCTCGACGACTCCCCATTCATGGACTGGGTGCTGTCCAACGCCTCGCAGTTCATCCAGCAGCCCAGCTGGCAGCACGTATTTGTGGGAATCATGGCAATATCGCAGACCGTGGAATACCTCACTGAGGACGAAGTGGAGGAGCACATGCCCTCCATCATCAAAATCATGATCGAGAAGCTTAAGGATCAGGATTACAGGGTGAGATTCGCTGCGTGCCAGACCATCGGGCAGATCGCACTGGACCACCAGCCCTACGTGCAAATGACCTTCTTCGAGGAGATCATCCCGGCGCTCCTCAGCACCTTCGAGGACCAGAGCCCAAGGGTGCAGTCCCACGCTCTCTCGGCGTTCATTAACTACGCCGAAGAAGTGCAGAAGGAGAACCTGCTCCCGCTAGCTGATGTGATTgtgaagcagctgctcgtgaAGATCACCCCCGCCGCACACAAGTCCGTGCGTGAGCAGGCCATCACCTCGATGGCGGTCGTCGCAGGGGTGCTTGAGGAGCATTTCTTCAAATACTACTCCACGATCATGCCGCTTATGAAGGAGACCATCGCCACCTGCGTGGGCCCAGATGACCGCACCTGCCGTGGAAAGGCCATTGAGTGCATTTCCATCATCGGAATGAGTATAGGACGCGACGTGTTCCTCCAGGACGGTATCGAGTGCATGAACGCGCTCATTCAAATCATGCAAGAGCCAACCACGCCAGACGACCCCGTCAAGGAGTACATCGACGAGGCGCTTGGCAGGCTCTGCACAGCGCTTGGACCCAACTTCTGCCCCTTCCTACCCACCATCGTGCCGCTGATTCTCAGGTCGTTGGAGGGTAACATCAAGTCGTTCAACGACGAGGGCGACGACATGACGCTCAACATGGGCGCCGAGGGTGCCGCGGGGCTGCgcaccacgttggttgaGGAGCTGGAGAGGAGCCTCAACCTCATTGCCAACATCGTAgaggagctgaaggaggGCTACGACGACTACGTCGTGCCCACTGCCCAGGCGCTCATGCCCATCTTGGGCTACGTGCTCACAAGCGAGCTGAAGCAGAAGGCGCTCTACGCCATGGCCcagatcatcaacgccaaGAAGCTTGCTCTGGAAAAGAACGGAGGATCCAAGGACGCATTCATGGAGATTGTGCTCAACACCCTCAACAACGTCATCAGCGCCCTGGAGAAAGCGAGGGACAACGAGTCGCAGCTCAGCATGCCAGTTGAAATCCTCACCGCCAACGCCGACGGGCTTTACAAATGCCTGGACAGCGCAGGCCCTGGCATCCTGAACGTCAACATCCTAAACGTAGTCGGAcagaagctgctggagctcaTCGAGGAGTCGTCGAGGTTCAAAAAGGCCTACAGCAAATACAAGATGAACAAGGATTTGGACCCGGACGATATAATGTCGCTGGAGATTGACGAAGAAAATGAACAGGCGTATCGGTCGGCATTGCTGGAGCTCTTCGGTGTTATCATGAAGCACCACCCCGACGAATTCATGCAAACGTGCCACAACGCCTGCTTGCAGTTCGTCATGGCCCACCTTGCCAAAAGCCAGGCCGACGACATCGCGGTTGGACTCTATCTGTGCGACAACATGATCGAACACCTCAAGTCCAGGATAGTGCCCGTATGGCCACAGTTCCTGGGCTACATTTTCAAGTACGTCGAGAGCAAAAATGCCAACGTGCGCCAATCGGCCTGCTACGGCGTGAGCCTCCTCGCCAGGATGCCTGAGTTCGCAGGGATGGAGAACGAGGCCGCTGCGAAAATTGCGGCGTCCCTGAGGATGACcttctcctccacatcctcTTCCAAACGCGAACAGCAGGCGGCGACAGACAACGCAGTCGCCGCCTTGGGTGAGATCATCAAATTCCACGGCGCGAACCTGAACGACGCAGCCGCCTACCTCAACATGTGGCTGAAGCACCTGCCATTGAAGGCAGACGAGGAAGAGGGCAAACGTGTCCACCAGGGTCTCATGGACCTCATCATCGCTAACGACCCAAGCATCCTGGGCCCCGACAACTGCAACATGGGACAGCTTGCCAAAATCTTCATCACCATATACGAGACCGACTCTTCAACTGAACAGCTGAACTCGCAAATCATTCAGCTAATGAAGCATCTCGGAGATGGattcctgcagcagctggctcCCTCCCTGCCCAAGAAACTTCAGATGCAACTGAAGACCATAAGGAGAGCCATGTGA